DNA sequence from the Methylacidiphilum kamchatkense Kam1 genome:
GCTTTTCGGTTTTTAACGGACTTGGAATATAGTGGAAGCTGGCATCCGGTAAGTAATCAGGCAAACTTGATCCAGCCACTAACCCAAGCGCAGGCTCCAGCGATCGTTCCCTATGCTCTTGCAATAAGCCCAGCTTATAACAATCCATTTCTTACCGATATTCCCATTCCTGGCTATCCGGGAGAATTTTTTAACGTAGACAATTTTGCTTCCACTCAGTGTAATTTTTATGAGATTTCTCCATTTTTACAGGACATCATTCATGTAGGGGAAAAGTTTAATCTCTTTTTAGGTGGCAGGTTAGACGCTTATTTCGTTAATGCGCAACCGCCCTCTGGTACGCCTCCCGAACTTCTTTATCCCTTCACGGCCTATGAAGCTACTTCCATGAGTGCTTTGCTTCCTCAGCTAACCATCAGCCCTACCTATAGGCCGTTTCCTTGGATGAACTGTTATGCTACGTATTATTTTGGTCAAACGACAGCCCAATCGATCTTTGGCAGCTTTGCTCCAGAATTTACTTCCACCTATTATCATCAGACCCAATCCCTTTATGAAGTAGGGACAAAGTTTAATCTGCTTCACGACACTTTCTTTTTAGGTTTATCGGCTTACGCGCAAACCGGGTTTATCCCTGCGTTTGTATTGCCGGGAGGAACGACTCCTACGGTTTCCGCTACCGTTGAAGGCATTCAGCTTCAAGGAAATTATCAGCCGACTCGTCGGTTTTGGGTTAGTTTTGGATTTAATTATATGCAGGGTTACGAAAACTGGACGAACACTAATGGCGTTGGTCCGACAACTTTCACCCCTTATTCTGCAACTGTTGCGGCTCTTTATGGACTGCCGGTAAGCACGATCGTTTCTCTTGCTCCAGGAATCTATCCTTTTATTGGTTTTCCCAAAGAATACGGCAATCTCATGGTCAGCTACAAATTTGATTGGGGCCTTGGAATTTCCCTCTGGGCTATTACTCAAGGAGGACAATTCCTTTCTTACGATTATTCGGTCCGGGCGCCTGCTTGGTATACGCTCAATGCCAGTATCTTTTATACTTTCTCTAACTGGGAAGCAAGAATATGGTTCTACAATTTTACGGATCATCATTACTGGATTGCTGGGGCTCCTGGATTTACTCCAGCACGGACGGCAAACCTCGAATATGCGGCTTTTCAAATGCCTTTTTGGGTTCAGGCTATGATTCGGTATTCGTTTTGAATTACTGATCGAGCCAGCATTATGGATTGCTACAAAGACTATTGAATTCTCTAAGTCTTCTTAGTGCGGCTTGTTATCCAGATGAGGTCTTGGGTTAAAAGCATAGGAACTCTTTTTGACTGCATCCTTTTTAGGTTTTATCGATCGACATTTTTCAGGTTCTTATTGATGAAGGGAGGAGGCCAGATCACTTGCATATGCACCTCAACTACTCCCTCCTTCAACATGCCCAGCCGCCATGCGGCTCTCTTGGATAAATCCAGGCAACGACCTGCCACATAAGGCCCTCGGTCATTAATTCTGACAAGAACCGTTTTATGGTTCCGGATGTTTTTCACAACGACATAGCTCCCAAGAGGAAGGGATTTGTGTGCTGCGGAGAGCGCCAAAAAATCATAATGCTCTCCCGAAGCAGTAAGACTATCTACATACCATGAGGCTTTGCAGTGGAAAATGGGAAGTCCAGGAAAGAAAAAGGGCTCTGTTACATAGTATAGAAGAAAACCGAAGGCAAATATCAAAAGCAAAAGAATCAATGAGAGCAAGCGCATGAAAAATGCATTTTACTAGAGAAGAAAAATGTTTCTGTTCTTTTTTGTTTTAAAAACATACAGAGGTAAAAAAACTCTCATCAATCTATTTTAAAAGATTAAAGCAGAGGTTTTGCAATATTATCGATGTGAGTTTTGCAGTTCCCTTTTTTCTTTTTGCATGCAAGAAAAAGAAGGCTTTTTCTGCTTA
Encoded proteins:
- a CDS encoding septal ring lytic transglycosylase RlpA family protein — protein: MRLLSLILLLLIFAFGFLLYYVTEPFFFPGLPIFHCKASWYVDSLTASGEHYDFLALSAAHKSLPLGSYVVVKNIRNHKTVLVRINDRGPYVAGRCLDLSKRAAWRLGMLKEGVVEVHMQVIWPPPFINKNLKNVDR